The Theobroma cacao cultivar B97-61/B2 chromosome 2, Criollo_cocoa_genome_V2, whole genome shotgun sequence genome includes the window tctatcgggacattgCGAcagttgtcacaggctcgaggagagtaccagGTCTTGACACCACAAATTGGCTTATAGGGCTTATTCTAACACATGATTGGGTGATATATTACTAGATAGAGTATGTCTAGGCAAATAAGTTAAGTGAACTCGTTGATATTGAACGAGCCGCATAGTGGTGATTGTGCTTGAATGTATATTTTGTTCAAGGTTGTGTGGTTACCTCGTCAATGTGATGCATAAGTTACTACCTATTGTTTGATATTATAAATGTGTATGATTGTTATTGCCCATACATATGATTGTTTCTTCTGAATTTGAAATGTAAAAGTGATGAGTTGTGATTAATGATTACTACACAGGGAATGGCAAAGTACACATTAAGGTGTGTATAGTTTTCATTCGATAAGCACGTTCCGGACGATGATATGGTCCAGTTAGAAGGCATCGCGATCCCCATGGTTTGGTTTACCATCAATGGCCTTGGCCATGGACGTGTCTTGTTACTTGGGAAGACCCTTTTCTTGTTACCATCATGCTAATAGCATACAGATGCTCAGAAGCTACTAGTAAGCTGTTTAATGAGCAAATGTGTGCTTCGATGGGTTTGACAAATTACTACGTATATgcatttcatatatttgtGTATCTTGAATTAATTGTTTTATGTGAATCACTTCCGTTATACATATTGGTTTTCACTTGCTCACTGAATTAATGAGAACTCAGCTCAATGTCTTGTTCCCATGTTTAGATAAATAGCTTTTGGAGCTAAGAGAGTCTTACTTCAAGGGCAAAGAAGGAATGCCTTATGATAAGGGGGCAAAAGCAAAGTGATTTGAgttccaaaaaaataatttgaactCAATCAATCAAAATGGAAATatgcaataaaagaaatgaaacgaatgagaaaaagagaaaataatatgATCAAAGAGCAAGATTTGAGGAGTAAAAAGGATTGATATCTCAAAGAGAATCCTTCacatgacaaaaaaaaaataaccctTGATTTAAATATCCTTAAATTCCAAactaaaattattgaaaaaataaaatcttccTCTTAACCTCTTTTGGTCGCTCATTTTATCTACTCTATGAAGAAAGTCTATACcctttatcttaatttaagttatgaaattaaatttgctaTGTCTTTTGCTTTTTCCTCCTATCAATGCAAGAGAACCTCTTCTGATAAGAACTATTATGCATGGGATAAAATGTAAATACTTGATTCTGACCAGTATTACATAATCTCTTCAAAAGAAGCTGTTTTACAAGATTAACATTACCATAAGAAATGTAGGAGGTAACTTGGAACATGTAGCAAAGTTACATTATTACTAGTGAAAGTAACCTGAAACAAGTATCAAGCTTAGTTTTCTATATGCAGCAAAATGAAAGTGACCTTGGAACAAGTGCCAAGGTTCTTGtgctaattttatttttaagatgTTTTTGAGAGTTTTGATTTGGGTGGTTCAAACATAGACATAATTAAGAAGCCTTCTTCCTAATCTTCTCCGAATTACATGAGTGTTTCCCCTTTCCCCCTCTTTTAATATAGGTGACACTTCTACACATGTTGTCACAAAACTCAAATTAACTACTATTATCCTTTAACATTTATTAGACGAGGCTGTAATGTTCTATGAGTTGACATCTTCAAATTGGTTGCATTGATTACACCCCTACAAAACTATCCCATTAACTCGGGATTTAATTCTCCTTTCTCACATAGTTCCTTTCTCTATTTAAGAGCTTCCTTGAACTAGCCTTTCCCTTGCTTTACTTGCCTGCAATTTGACACAATccagaaaataaaatgtaagAGACGATGTGTAAAAAATTTGAGTAATATTCAAGCAAATCTCGAGGCAGTTCAAAGTTCACAGTTTTATTAAAATGTGCAATCAAAAGTATAAAAGATTATTAAATCATGGCATCCCTTGAGACTTTTGCTTGTTTCTGTCAGATTAGTACAATGCTGTTATTCCCTGTTTTTAGCATCAAATTAACCAAGCTAAGCTACAGTAATCTTGGACCAGAAGAGAAAGGGGAGCCTATAAAGGAGGGAGCATGGATCACGGACCTGATTTTCCCAATTTATGCAACTTGTTACAATTGCAAGCAAAATTGTTTGGGTAAAAGCACCGGACTGTATACCAATCCACAGGCCCATCCCTCTCAACTTCAGCCAGAAAGCAAGGGTCGCAGCTACAGGAATTCCACAAAGATAAAATGCTCCCAGGTTGATATAAGCTCCTATGTGCTGCCATCCACATCCCCTTGCAATACCTAATTCGATTAAGTATTTGCAAGACTACAATATCATTGATCGTTTCTGGAAGAGACATTATTCACTAAAAGTGAAAGATAGCAAGAAGTTTAACCTGAAAGGACCCCCTGTAAGCTGTCAAGAATAACAGACACACAAACCAAAGGAGCCATGGTTGTGACATAATCCACGACTTCCTTCTCATTGCTGTAAACATATCCGAAAACATGTCGGCTGGCAAACAGGGTTCCACTGACTACAAGGGTTTCTAAAACTGCAAGAACCATCCCAGCATACACAGCTACACGCGCTGCTTGGGGATTCCCTGCCCCTAGTTCATTTGAAACTCTAGTACTATACAAATTGACATCGCTTGTTAATCAATTTGGCACGAAACAGCTGCCGTTTCATCCAGTAAAACATTCATAATATACAATAACACAATATTTATTTGTGCATGAACGATAGAGCAAACCTTGCCGCCGCACCAAGTCCATATGGTATGGCATAAAGTGTTGCGATGGTGTTGAGACTGCttggaaaattgaaaaagatgttATTAGAATAATTACATTATGCACAAAGAatagatatttatataaatcttATGCTGACACTAAAATCACAATATCCAATTGATATTCAGAGGATACAAAATCTTCAGCTCCAAAACAATAGCGAAGAACGTACCACACAGACAGGACAGATGTTTCCAGCTCTGGATTTGGTAAAATCCCAGAGAGCAAGATAAGTAGCTCAAACGACCACCATTCAAGGCTGTGattaattgtttgaataaacaAGACATTAGAGATCTTCAATAGCTGATAGGCATATAcatgaaaggaagaaaaaggaagcaaCATACCAAACCATAACTGCAGAAGGGATAGCAAAGCCAAAAAACTCTCTAATTCCTTGGAATAATTCCATTGTAATTGGGACACGAGTTTTTGCACAGGTTGGAGAGTACCACATGTATAGTGCAAGGaaaatcacatttaaccaGTTTGAGATACTAATTGCTACTGCTCCTCCTAAATTTCCTAGTTCAGACTTGAATACCAAAGCCCAACAGAGAGGTATATGAATTAAAAGACTGGCACAAGAGCAGATGAGCATGGGAGTGATCAAACTTTGTGTCTGAAAGTAACGAACTAGTGGTTGAAAAGTTGCATAGGCAAATAGTGCTGGGATGAGCCATAGAATGAATTTACCCGCTTCATGCGAAATTAAGGGATCTTGGCCAATGAAAACAAGTAGCCTTCCCATGTAGATCCATAGTATCGACAGAGGGATGCATACTAAGATCAAACAAAAGATAGCAGTGTATGTATGGGTTCCCACTTTTCGGTATTGTTGAGCTCCATAAGCTTGTCCACACAGTGTTTCCAGTGCACAAGCCATTCCTAGCTGtacacattacaaaattaAGGCAGTTGAAATTATAAGTTTAGATAGAAGTGACAAGTCCATCCCAAACTCAATTAAGCTCAAGGGTCAGTAAATCAATCATCCAATCTGTTGGATTTCTTGTgcttattcatttatttagtGATAAATAACTCTCTTATTGAACTGCAAGCATATACTATTTTATGTCAACATGTAGCCTAACCTGCTGGCTTTTCtccaaaaatataaacaatgCTTGTGAAAATTGTAAGTTATCAGAGAATTTAGTGCTTGTCCAAGTCTTCCTATTGCAGATTCGACAGACTAAACTTGTGTCAGGTAGAGATTAATTACCCACAACCAAAATCGAGTAAAAGAAACAACCAATTGAAAGATAATGCAAATAAAGCTGCAGTTTTGTCACTTTGCTTGACAGATCTGAGTTACATGCTCATTGCATAAGGCTAAGAATTTAATTAGGCCACGTGTTTTGTACttattagtcaaaatgttTGATGGTATCCTTCCTAAACAGCAAGCACAATGCACATGTGTTTCAGACAAACATTATCAATCAATAACGCTCCAAACTTGACCGAAGAGTAGAAAGTTTTCCCACCACAAATACTAGCTCCCCAAGATAGTGAACAATAAAGTATTCTCATATAACAATTTATAGCTGAACATTTTATCAGGAAACAAATAAGCTTCATCTGACCATTTACTGAAACTTGCTCACCAAGAGATTGATATATAAAAGACGAGCAGCTTcttaaatttgacaaattacCTTATTTGAGTGTATATTAAAAGCTTATTTCTTTTAGTAATGACCCTGTAGTCCTTTGACACTTGACATTCACCAAGTTTTCAATAAAAAGGGGAAATAAAAACTTGGAAATCCCTGACTGTGTgctttcaatatatatatatatagtgtaGAGCCAACCAATAAAGAAAACTTGCTTTCCAAAGAGattcaacaattaaaaaacaaaagcaagagCATCTTCTCTTAAATATTACTTGATTTTGATTACTTTATTTGGGTCAGCTGACTATATACCTTGCACTTGCATGCCTTGGTAATTTTGCAATCGACTATAGTTTTTTAATGTAAGCCAAAAGGTCCAAAACAATGAAAGGGAAATATTACTATGaatgattgaatataataagatgGAAGGAGACCGCTTGGAGTCAATAGAgatagccaaaaaaaaaaaacagaaactAATTGGTATAAAATTTCCAAAGAACAATGCCGGCTGGGACCACTTTGTGGTGCTGGCCAAACATATTGAGATTGCTTCGATTGATTGATAGATAGATATTTATTAATGTAGTCCACACAAAAACTGACAAATTAAAGctgttttcatatttaaaaaaaaaaaaaaaacagaaagacAAAAGCTATCTTTCTACAGAGAAACAATATCATGGGGAACTCCTGATTTTCCAGGAAAAACATCTCAGACAGTTTATATACTAATTATGGTGCCAAAAATAGGCGCAAATTCATATAGCATATAGCACAAACTTTGGTTCCTCAAGATCAAGAATCATTATTACTAGTTAAGAAGTGAAATTCCTTTTCCTTTGTCAACGTCTTATTCTCCTAGGACAATTAAGTATTTCCAGACTCAAGTTATATATCATATCTGCTCTCTTGTATTCGTTAATTTGGATCTACACCAGCAGTACCATTACAAAGACATAAAACAAAGTTTATGTTAAGCCGTTGCAACTCTGCAAGTGAGTGAGTACCCCAGAATCCTACATATCTAATCATCAGTTTCTACTGCGGCAAAGCTCTATAGAATTGAAATGGCTTTTCTGCAAGAACAATGGAAGATTAATttcccccctttttttttcatttctctagTAATTGATCGGCAACATATATCCTCACCATGGTTAAATTCTGCTACCACAAATTTGAAGGTTGAAACAAACATTGATGAAGCGTGACTTTAGCATATCATTTCAAAAGCAGGAGTCAACATACAAACAAATAATAAGACAGGCAATTGGACCAAAAAGAGAtagaaacaaaagaacaaacttttttcaaatttcattagACGTGTCAAAATCTAAGTTTAATAGTTAGAAGCAAAATGCAAAATGACTTACAAGAAGACTGAAGCCGGTAACGCCAGAGAGAGATATGGCTATGGCAGAGCTTGAAAGAGCAAGCTCACCCAGATGACCCACCATCATAGTTGAGATAACCTGTAAGAGGTACTGCGATATGGTGACAGCCACCATAGGGCCTGCAAGGTAACCCAGCCTTTTAACTTCTTCAATGAAAACAACCCACGTACATGTTGAGGATGAATTACTTTCTGGTCGCActtgtttctcttttgctATCAAACTCTCTTCCATGCTCCAGCAGTAGTGCACGCTGCTTTGAGTTTCAACCGCCTCTCTCACTTCCTCTGGAGTCTTGACATTGGTCGTAGTTTATGTGGGCGTACATTGATTGGTGGAGCCGACTCAATTAAAACGAGAGACATAACGACGCACACGAGATGACGTAACAAGTTAACAAATTGGGCTCAAACTTGAAATCAGTCCTTTCAACTTTTTTCTGGGttttgaaaagcaaaaggACAGGGTTAACCGTGTTACAGGGGTAGTGTATGAGTGGCAGGTGGCAAATCCACCGATTCCTGTCCGGTTGTTTTTGGGGTTTGGAAATTATCTTAGCTCTAAGGTACTTCTGATTTATATTATcttgaattattttgaattcGAATTATCTCAAgtttaaaaagatttcatgtcattttgaaattacataaccatttttataaattctaatctcataaatgtttttataattaatgctCTAAAGTTTTGTATACagattatttgaatattattcattatcaaaattcaataaatctATCTACCTATGATATGAGAATACtagtatttattattattatgtgttgaaattgaaaaggtatatttcaatatttttgtcttattTGGcattgctttaattttttaattttaatgatatTTGGTGTAGACTATAAAtacaattatattaaaaaggtTTGCATAGTCTTTGACCTTTAACCCATTGGACCAGATAGCCTACTAGCTTTTCagtttcaaatttcttttttcatttattatgtGCGCATGCTCTATTTTAACTCTTTAGACATTATATCAtagtttttttcattaatgtttccacttttcaaaatttctgcTTATGTCTagcattctttttttttttttttatggacgtaaattataaaaactagCAATTGGATATAGACTGAGTGTCCAATCGGAATGTTATAAAGTACACCGcgttaataaaagaaaaaactacaattaataaaaataacataataagTCAAATAGGTCAATTTATAATTGGCCTAACCTTAATATTTAAAACTGATAGGAAACaataatatttacaattaattaatataatgcTGATCTTGTCACAACATGCAATTCAGGAATTCGATTACTTGATGTAAATAGAAATCACtatcaatcttttttatatatgttaaatTAGCCACCTAATTAAATATATCCTTTTTTAATGGAATCTTAAACTTGATTTAGGTTAATTAAAAAGCATAAGTTCTggtttacaaaataaaattggaTTCAGGAGTACAACTAGGGAAGGTATTAGCACCCCATGACccccatttaaaaaaaaatatcaattaatcatgagttattatatttttttaaaaaaattatgcgTTATTCTATTTTAATCTTAATAAAATGATCCTTAATTTTGTATTCAATTTAACTTCTCttaattattatcattattttttctctttttctttctttttttattgcaccattattaaaatattgaagaTTTTCTAAAGGTCTTCCCAACACTTTTGGTGGGATATAAAAGAAATCCGTCTCACCTCATGAGTATCCAAGAAAGTCATTGAATCTCTTGAAGAGACTTTATCATTGgattaatttgatgttttatgtatgaaaatattttcttattccattattcaaaaattgaaaaaaaattttaagtcatccCAACTGTGAAATCCCAACTTGATGTAGGATGTTAAGAAATCCTTAAGTGAGCATGCATGTATCATATTTTGAATGTTTAAACTAAGTTTTaatgttagaaaaattaatgttttgatGTATAAAGATGGTTTGCAAAGTTTGGTGTTAAAAGAAGTCCAATTGGACaagtttttaatgtttatttttgCTTATTGGAGCCTAGCTATCAATAGATGTTcttcatctatcaatagatttaaAAAGAGCGCTGAAgaacatctatcaatagatggctAGATCTATCCATAGATGGCCACATCAATTGATAGATAACAACCAAAGAGCTTTTTAAAAGAACCTTAAAgcctatctatcgatagatgacctcgatctatcgatagatgacgtcgcttttagaaaaataaaagggatAAAAGTCTATttttgataattctattttataaaaattattttaatctcattttgtttttaaaagttAGCTAAATCCTTAAGTTTTAACaagaatttagttatttttagttattttcctaattaatttatttttattgagttattttaatttttttatttactttaatttagctattatttattagtttttatgcttttgtaggaTTTAAGAGAATaaggcttaattttggaaaaaaaggTGTGTGAAGGACCtagtgtaaaacccgaccttataaaatactattcatgacatacatgtgatgatagcatgattgcatgctaggagagtcccNNNNNNNNNNNNNNNNNNNNNNNNNNNNNNNNNNNNNNNNNNNNNNNNNNNNNNNNNNNNNNNNNNNNNNNNNNNNNNNNNNNNNNNNNNNNNNNNNNNNNNNNNNNNNNNNNNNNNNNNNNNNNNNNNNNNNNNNNNNNNNNNNNNNNNNNNNNNNNNNNNNNNNNNNNNNNNNNNNNNNNNNNNNNNNNNNNNNNNNNNNNNNNNNNNNNNNNNNNNNNNNNNNNNNNNNNNNNNNNNNNNNNNNNNNNNNNNNNNNNNNNNNNNNNNNNNNNNNNNNNNNNNNNNNNNNNNNNNNNNNNNNNNNNNNNNNNNNNNNNNNNNNNNNNNNNNNNNNNNNNNNNNNNNNNNNNNNNNNNNNNNNNNNNNNNNNNNNNNNNNNNNNNNNNNNNNNNNNNNNNNNNNNNNNNNNNNNNNNNNNNNNNNNNNNNNNNNNNNNNNNNNNNNNNNNNNNNNNNNNNNNNNNNNNNNNNNNNNNNNNNNNNNNNNNNNNNNNNNNNNNNNNNNNNNNNNNNNNNNNNNNNNNNNNNNNNNNNNNNNNNNNNNNNNNNNNNNNNNNNNNNNNNNNNNNNNNNNNNNNNNNNNNNNNNNNNNNNNNNNNNNNNNNNNNNNNNNNNNNNNNNNNNNNNNNNNNNNNNNNNNNNNNNNNNNNNNNNNNNNNNNNNNNNNNNNNNNNNNNNNNNNNNNNNNNNNNNNNNNNNNNNNNNNNNNNNNNNNNNNNNNNNNNNNNNNNNNNNNNNNNNNNNNNNNNNNNNNNNNNNNNNNNNNNNNNNNNNNNNNNNNNNNNNNNNNNNNNNNNNNNNNNNNNNNNNNNNNNNNNNNNNNNNNNNNNNNNNNNNNNNNNNNNNNNNNNNNNNNNNNNNNNNNNNNNNNNNNNNNNNNNNNNNNNNNNNNNNNNNNNNNNNNNNNNNNNNNNNNNNNNNNNNNNNNNNNNNNNNNNNNNNNNNNNNNNNNNNNNNNNNNNNNNNNNNNNNNNNNNNNNNNNNNNNNNNNNNNNNNNNNNNNNNNNNNNNNNNNNNNNNNNNNNNNNNNNNNNNNNNNNNNNNNNNNNNNNNNNNNNNNNNNNNNNNNNNNNNNNNNNNNNNNNNNNNNNNNNNNNNNNNNNNNNNNNNNNNNNNNNNNNNNNNNNNNNNNNNNNNNNNNNNNNNNNNNNNNNNNNNNNNNNNNNNNNNNNNNNNNNNNNNNNNNNNNNNNNNNNNNNNNNNNNNNNNNNNNNNNNNNNNNNNNNNNNNNNNNNNNNNNNNNNNNNNNNNNNNNNNNNNNNNNNNNNNNNNNNNNNNNNNNNNNNNNNNNNNNNNNNNNNNNNNNNNNNNNNNNNNNNNNNNNNNNNNNNNNNNNNNNNNNNNNNNNNNNNNNNNNNNNNNNNNNNNNNNNNNNNNNNNNNNNNNNNNNNNNNNNNNNNNNNNNNNNNNNNNNNNNNNNNNNNNNNNNNNNNNNNNNNNNNNNNNNNNNNNNNNNNNNNNNNNNNNNNNNNNNNNNNNNNNNNNNNNNNNNNNNNNNNNNNNNNNNNNNNNNNNNNNNNNNNNNNNNNNNNNNNNNNNNNNNNNNNNNNNNNNNNNNNNNNNNNNNNNNNNNNNNNNNNNNNNNNNNNNNNNNNNNNNNNNNNNNNNNNNNNNNNNNNNNNNNNNNNNNNNNNNNNNNNNNNNNNNNNNNNNNNNNNNNNNNNNNNNNNNNNNNNNNNNNNNNNNNNNNNNNNNNNNNNNNNNNNNNNNNNNNNNNNNNNNNNNNNNNNNNNNNNNNNNNNNNNNNNNNNNNNNNNNNNNNNNNNNNNNNNNNNNNNNNNNNNNNNNNNNNNNNNNNNNNNNNNNNNNNNNNNNNNNNNNNNNNNNNNNNNNNNNNNNNNNNNNNNNNNNNNNNNNNNNNNNNNNNNNNNNNNNNNNNNNNNNNNNNNNNNNNNNNNNNNNNNNNNNNNNNNNNNNNNNNNNNNNNNNNNNNNNNNNNNNNNNNNNNNNNNNNNNNNNNNNNNNNNNNNNNNNNNNNNNNNNNNNNNNNNNNNNNNNNNNNNNNNNNNNNNNNNNNNNNNNNNNNNNNNNNNNNNNNNNNNNNNNNNNNNNNNNNNNNNNNNNNNNNNNNNNNNNNNNNNNNNNNNNNNNNNNNNNNNNNNNNNNNNNNNNNNNNNNNNNNNNNNNNNNNNNNNNNNNNNNNNNNNNNNNNNNNNNNNNNNNNNNNNNNNNNNNNNNNNNNNNNNNNNNNNNNNNNNNNNNNNNNNNNNNNNNNNNNNNNNNNNNNNNNNNNNNNNNNNNNNNNNNNNNNNNNNNNNNNNNNNNNNNNNNNNNNNNNNNNNNNNNNNNNNNNNNNNNNNNNNNNNNNNNNNNNNNNNNNNNNNNNNNNNNNNNNNNNNNNNNNNNNNNNNNNNNNNNNNNNNNNNNNNNNNNNNNNNNNNNNNNNNNNNNNNNNNNNNNNNNNNNNNNNNNNNNNNNNNNNNNNNNNNNNNNNNNNNNNNNNNNNNNNNNNNNNNNNNNNNNNNNNNNNNNNNNNNNNNNNNNNNNNNNNNNNNNNNNNNNNNNNNNNNNNNNNNNNNNNNNNNNNNNNNNNNNNNNNNNNNNNNNNNNNNNNNNNNNNNNNNNNNNNNNNNNNNNNNNNNNNNNNNNNNNNNNNNNNNNNNNNNNNNNNNNNNNNNNNNNNNNNNNNNNNNNNNNNNNNNNNNNNNNNNNNNNNNNNNNNNNNNNNNNNNNNNNNNNNNNNNNNNNNNNNNNNNNNNNNNNNNNNNNNNNNNNNNNNNNNNNNNNNNNNNNNNNNNNNNNNNNNNNNNNNNNNNNNNNNNNNNNNNNNNNNNNNNNNNNNNNNNNNNNNNNNNNNNNNNNNNNNNNNNNNNNNNNNNNNNNNNNNNNNNNNNNNNNNNNNNNNNNNNNNNNNNNNNNNNNNNNNNNNNNNNNNNNNNNNNNNNNNNNNNNNNNNNNNNNNNNNNNNNNNNNNNNNNNNNNNNNNNNNNNNNNNNNNNNNNNNNNNNNNNNNNNNNNNNNNNNNNNNNNNNNNNNNNNNNNNNNNNNNNNNNNNNNNNNNNNNNNNNNNNNNNNNNNNNNNNNNNNNNNNNNNNNNNNNNNNNNNNNNNNNNNNNNNNNNNNNNNNNNNNNNNNNNNNNNNNNNNNNNNNNNNNNNNNNNNNNNNNNNNNNN containing:
- the LOC18609096 gene encoding protein DETOXIFICATION 12 — its product is MEESLIAKEKQVRPESNSSSTCTWVVFIEEVKRLGYLAGPMVAVTISQYLLQVISTMMVGHLGELALSSSAIAISLSGVTGFSLLLGMACALETLCGQAYGAQQYRKVGTHTYTAIFCLILVCIPLSILWIYMGRLLVFIGQDPLISHEAGKFILWLIPALFAYATFQPLVRYFQTQSLITPMLICSCASLLIHIPLCWALVFKSELGNLGGAVAISISNWLNVIFLALYMWYSPTCAKTRVPITMELFQGIREFFGFAIPSAVMVCLEWWSFELLILLSGILPNPELETSVLSVCLNTIATLYAIPYGLGAAASTRVSNELGAGNPQAARVAVYAGMVLAVLETLVVSGTLFASRHVFGYVYSNEKEVVDYVTTMAPLVCVSVILDSLQGVLSGIARGCGWQHIGAYINLGAFYLCGIPVAATLAFWLKLRGMGLWIGIQSGAFTQTILLAIVTSCINWENQASKARERLVQGSS